Proteins co-encoded in one Polaromonas vacuolata genomic window:
- a CDS encoding homoserine kinase — MAVFTEVSLKEATAFFKTLDLGRLKSLKGCAGGIENTNYFADTDQGQYVLTLFERLSFEQLPFYLHLMKHLAERGIPVPDPAGDKNGDILHQLKGKPAAVVNRLAGHSQLAPETAHCAAVGAMLARMHLAGRDFKRSQPNLRGLEWWNQTVPLILPHLDEAQRVLLGSELAFQNHIQASPAYNSLPSGPIHADLFRDNVMFEGEKLTGFFDFYFAGCDRFIYDISVCLNDWCVDLTSGAHIASRAQAFLAAYESQRPLTAQERQLLPAMLRGAAMRFWISRVWDFFLPREAAVLQPHDPSHFERILKQRVQHPLVL, encoded by the coding sequence ATGGCTGTATTTACTGAAGTCTCGCTCAAAGAGGCAACTGCATTCTTCAAGACCTTAGACCTCGGCCGCCTCAAAAGCCTCAAGGGCTGCGCCGGTGGTATCGAAAACACCAATTACTTTGCCGACACTGACCAAGGCCAGTACGTACTCACGTTGTTCGAACGTTTGAGCTTTGAGCAATTGCCGTTTTATCTGCACCTGATGAAGCATTTGGCCGAGCGCGGCATTCCCGTGCCAGACCCGGCTGGCGACAAAAATGGCGACATCTTGCACCAGCTCAAAGGTAAACCGGCAGCGGTGGTGAACCGGCTCGCGGGTCATAGCCAGCTCGCGCCTGAAACGGCGCATTGCGCAGCAGTCGGCGCCATGTTGGCGCGCATGCATTTGGCCGGCCGTGATTTCAAACGCAGCCAACCAAATTTACGCGGCTTAGAGTGGTGGAACCAGACCGTACCGCTGATATTGCCGCACTTAGACGAGGCTCAGCGCGTGTTGCTTGGCAGCGAGTTAGCGTTTCAAAACCACATTCAAGCGTCCCCAGCCTACAACAGCCTTCCCTCTGGCCCTATTCACGCTGACTTATTCCGAGACAACGTGATGTTCGAAGGTGAAAAGCTGACCGGATTTTTTGATTTTTATTTCGCCGGTTGTGATCGCTTTATTTATGACATTAGCGTCTGCCTGAACGATTGGTGTGTGGACTTGACCAGCGGCGCGCACATTGCCAGCCGAGCCCAGGCTTTTCTAGCCGCCTACGAGTCACAGCGGCCACTCACAGCGCAAGAGCGCCAATTGCTGCCAGCCATGCTGCGCGGGGCCGCAATGCGCTTTTGGATCTCACGTGTATGGGACTTTTTTCTGCCTCGGGAAGCCGCCGTGTTGCAGCCCCATGACCCCAGTCATTTCGAACGGATATTGAAGCAGCGCGTGCAGCACCCGCTGGTGCTGTGA
- a CDS encoding BPSS1780 family membrane protein translates to MKLNIVPARTGVLWAKQGIRTFLRQPLAMSGLFFLFMASLSIATLFPVIGPAIALALLPAATLGLMAATQQADRGKFPMPIMLASAFREGPQVRKSMLILGSLYALGFLLIMAISSLLDGGDFAKLYLVGGSVSEEVVTQPGFQTAMWVTLVLYLPLSLMFWHAPALVYWHGVSPVKSLFLSMMTCYHNFGAMLLYALFWASLFISAIVVISLIAVLVGEPKIASMALFPIALMMMAMFFTSIYYTFLDCFEATPDPSKAVAPENLSDGML, encoded by the coding sequence ATGAAACTCAATATCGTCCCTGCCCGCACCGGTGTTCTCTGGGCCAAGCAAGGGATCCGGACTTTTTTGCGTCAGCCCTTGGCCATGTCAGGCTTGTTCTTTTTGTTCATGGCCAGTTTATCGATCGCCACACTGTTTCCAGTGATTGGTCCGGCTATTGCATTGGCACTGCTGCCAGCGGCCACGCTGGGACTGATGGCGGCCACCCAGCAAGCGGATAGGGGAAAGTTTCCCATGCCCATCATGCTGGCGAGCGCCTTTCGCGAAGGCCCGCAAGTGCGCAAGTCGATGTTGATTTTAGGCAGTCTTTACGCGCTGGGTTTTCTGCTCATCATGGCTATTTCTAGTCTTTTAGACGGCGGCGACTTCGCCAAGTTGTATTTAGTCGGCGGCAGCGTCAGCGAAGAAGTCGTGACTCAGCCTGGCTTTCAAACCGCGATGTGGGTCACGCTGGTTTTATACCTGCCGCTGTCTTTGATGTTTTGGCATGCGCCAGCGCTGGTTTACTGGCATGGCGTGAGCCCTGTGAAAAGCCTATTTCTGAGCATGATGACTTGCTACCATAACTTCGGCGCGATGCTGCTGTATGCCTTGTTTTGGGCCAGTCTTTTTATCTCAGCAATCGTAGTGATCAGCCTGATTGCCGTGCTTGTGGGTGAGCCTAAGATTGCCAGCATGGCGTTGTTTCCGATAGCACTAATGATGATGGCGATGTTTTTTACCTCTATCTACTACACATTCTTAGACTGTTTCGAAGCCACGCCGGACCCCAGCAAAGCAGTTGCTCCAGAAAATTTATCAGACGGAATGCTTTGA
- a CDS encoding PQQ-dependent sugar dehydrogenase — MKKRFLIGTLYCTAMTVCMSLASPVMAQTAVAAPAAAAIPPTWAQGRTPEQLSMNLVPHPPGIFAMPADEIPTSSLKVPAGFKVELWASGMPNARSMVQTPSGTLFVGTRFPGSVYAVVEKDGKREVKVIAKGLHRPNGVAFKDGSLYVAELSRILRYDNIEANLDKPPTPVVVFDALPKDEAHGWKFMRLSPDGNYLYFQIGTPANITVQPVTHAVIVRLNLKTNILETVAQGVRNSVGMDFHPVTGELWFTNNARDWVSDDLPNDTLHRVTHKGMNFGYPFCHQGDLLDLEFGKGRSCDEFDKPVTKLGPHVAALGMRFYTGKQFPAEYKNNIFIAEHGSWNRTVKTGYEVMRVVLDDKGNVVKKEPFVTGWIQKDDFWGRPADVQVIKDGSLLVSDDVAGAIFRVSAIK, encoded by the coding sequence ATGAAAAAAAGATTTTTGATCGGCACGCTGTACTGCACTGCAATGACCGTGTGCATGTCACTAGCCAGTCCAGTGATGGCCCAAACCGCAGTCGCCGCACCCGCTGCGGCAGCCATTCCGCCAACTTGGGCTCAAGGCCGCACGCCAGAGCAACTGAGCATGAATTTAGTGCCGCATCCACCGGGCATTTTCGCCATGCCGGCCGATGAAATCCCGACCAGTTCACTAAAAGTTCCAGCCGGTTTTAAGGTTGAACTTTGGGCCTCGGGCATGCCTAACGCACGCTCCATGGTGCAGACACCTTCGGGTACGCTGTTTGTCGGCACACGCTTTCCAGGCAGTGTTTACGCCGTGGTTGAGAAAGACGGCAAACGCGAAGTCAAGGTAATTGCCAAGGGCTTACACCGCCCAAACGGTGTGGCGTTTAAAGATGGCTCGCTGTATGTGGCTGAACTTTCTCGCATCCTTCGCTACGACAACATTGAAGCGAATCTGGACAAGCCGCCAACACCAGTAGTGGTTTTCGATGCACTGCCAAAAGACGAAGCACATGGCTGGAAATTCATGCGCTTGAGTCCAGACGGCAACTATCTTTATTTTCAGATTGGCACACCCGCAAACATCACCGTGCAACCGGTCACACATGCTGTGATTGTTCGCTTAAACCTCAAAACCAATATTCTAGAAACCGTAGCCCAAGGCGTGCGCAACAGCGTGGGTATGGACTTTCACCCGGTCACCGGCGAGTTATGGTTTACCAATAACGCACGCGACTGGGTCAGCGACGATTTGCCCAACGACACTTTGCACCGCGTTACGCACAAAGGCATGAACTTTGGCTATCCGTTTTGCCACCAAGGCGATTTACTTGACCTTGAGTTTGGCAAGGGCCGCTCCTGCGATGAATTCGACAAACCAGTCACCAAGCTAGGCCCCCATGTAGCTGCGCTAGGCATGCGTTTTTATACGGGTAAGCAGTTTCCAGCTGAGTACAAAAACAATATTTTTATTGCTGAACACGGTTCGTGGAACCGTACGGTTAAGACCGGTTATGAAGTCATGCGCGTAGTGCTCGATGACAAAGGCAATGTGGTCAAGAAAGAGCCTTTCGTCACGGGTTGGATTCAAAAAGATGACTTCTGGGGTCGACCTGCCGATGTGCAAGTGATTAAAGATGGCTCGCTGTTAGTGTCTGACGATGTAGCCGGCGCAATCTTTCGGGTGTCAGCGATTAAATGA
- a CDS encoding GMP reductase has protein sequence MEIFDYDNILLLPRKCIVESRAECNAGVELGSRTFRIPVVPANMKTVINAELCVWMAQNGYFYVMHRFDLDNLKFVRQMREQGVYASISLGVKQPDYDCVDSMLAEGLVPDYITIDIAHGHAESVRKMIVYLKQKMPTAFVIAGNVGTPEAVIDLESWGADATKVGIGPGKVCITKMKTGFGTGGWQLSALKWCARVATKPIIADGGIREHGDIAKSVRFGASMVMIGSMLAGLEESPGKTVEVDGQLFKEYYGSASDFNKGEYKHVEGKRILEPIKGTLKATLREMEEDVQSAISYSGGKKLMDIRKVDYVILGGDNSGAHLRM, from the coding sequence ATGGAAATCTTCGACTACGACAATATCTTGCTACTGCCGCGTAAATGCATAGTAGAAAGCCGCGCTGAATGTAATGCCGGCGTCGAGCTAGGCAGCCGCACTTTTCGCATACCGGTAGTGCCGGCGAATATGAAGACTGTGATTAACGCAGAACTTTGCGTTTGGATGGCTCAAAACGGTTACTTCTACGTCATGCATCGTTTTGATTTAGATAACCTTAAGTTCGTGCGTCAAATGCGTGAGCAAGGTGTTTATGCCTCTATATCACTGGGCGTCAAACAACCCGACTACGACTGCGTCGACAGCATGCTCGCAGAAGGCCTAGTGCCGGACTACATCACGATTGACATCGCCCACGGTCACGCCGAGAGTGTGCGAAAAATGATTGTCTATCTCAAGCAGAAAATGCCCACCGCTTTTGTCATCGCCGGCAATGTAGGAACGCCAGAAGCGGTGATTGATTTGGAGAGCTGGGGCGCGGATGCGACCAAGGTTGGCATTGGCCCGGGCAAGGTTTGCATCACCAAGATGAAGACCGGTTTTGGTACCGGCGGCTGGCAACTCTCTGCGCTCAAATGGTGTGCCCGCGTGGCGACCAAACCCATCATCGCCGATGGTGGTATTCGTGAGCATGGTGACATCGCCAAGTCGGTGCGCTTTGGTGCCAGCATGGTGATGATTGGCTCAATGCTGGCGGGACTAGAAGAAAGCCCGGGCAAGACGGTGGAAGTCGATGGACAACTGTTTAAAGAATACTACGGCAGCGCATCGGACTTTAACAAAGGCGAATATAAGCACGTCGAAGGCAAGCGAATTTTAGAACCCATCAAAGGCACTCTAAAAGCCACGCTACGTGAGATGGAAGAGGACGTGCAAAGCGCAATTAGCTACTCTGGCGGTAAAAAGCTAATGGATATTCGCAAGGTCGACTATGTGATTTTAGGTGGCGATAATTCCGGTGCACATTTGCGTATGTAG
- a CDS encoding MFS transporter: MSQRESIQAPALGNWLTLSVSLFIQAMVAMALLTLPVMAPVVSKALQVSPALVGFYVSVTYIGAMISSLMSGAAVSRWGAIRISQIGLLLCALGLVLCAVPWLPVVALGALLIGLGYGPITPASSHLLARSTPPHQMSLVFSIKQTGVPLGAMMAGAIVPQLLLRIDWQWSLVSVALVCGLFAVLAQRLRASLDDDRKPAQTLNGASLIRPIRLVLGHRLLMSMAACSFMFSMVQMSLTTYLVTFLHVNLNYGLVAAGLALSLTQMGGVVGRIAWGFVSDRWLGAFRVLLLLAVLMSLCALAAAFFTPDMPTWIVLSILTIFGASAIGWNGVYLSEVARHAPKGLASTATGGTLAFTFLGVVVGPMLFGLVSNTAGGYPLAFLCLTFIASLSAVLLVFIFRRR, encoded by the coding sequence ATGAGTCAACGCGAATCGATTCAAGCGCCAGCCCTAGGCAACTGGCTTACCTTATCCGTCAGCCTTTTCATACAAGCCATGGTGGCAATGGCATTGCTGACCTTGCCAGTGATGGCGCCAGTAGTGTCCAAGGCCTTGCAAGTCTCCCCAGCTTTGGTGGGCTTTTATGTTTCGGTGACCTATATCGGCGCCATGATTTCTAGCTTGATGTCAGGTGCTGCGGTCTCGCGCTGGGGTGCAATTCGAATCAGCCAAATTGGTCTGCTGCTGTGCGCCTTGGGCTTGGTACTTTGCGCCGTGCCGTGGTTGCCAGTTGTTGCTTTAGGTGCTTTATTGATTGGCTTGGGTTATGGGCCCATCACGCCAGCAAGCTCGCATTTATTGGCTAGATCTACGCCGCCGCATCAAATGTCTTTGGTGTTTTCTATCAAACAAACTGGCGTACCTTTGGGCGCCATGATGGCCGGAGCAATCGTGCCCCAGCTGCTACTGCGGATTGACTGGCAATGGAGTTTGGTCAGTGTGGCTTTGGTTTGCGGGCTGTTTGCTGTGCTCGCGCAACGCTTGCGAGCGAGTCTGGACGATGACCGAAAACCCGCGCAAACCTTAAATGGGGCCAGCTTGATTCGTCCCATTCGTCTAGTTCTCGGCCATCGTCTATTGATGAGTATGGCGGCCTGCTCGTTTATGTTTTCTATGGTGCAAATGTCTTTGACGACTTACTTGGTCACCTTCTTGCACGTCAACCTCAACTATGGTTTGGTGGCTGCGGGGCTAGCACTTTCTTTAACCCAGATGGGCGGCGTGGTGGGCCGAATTGCTTGGGGCTTTGTCTCAGACCGCTGGCTTGGTGCTTTTAGGGTGCTGCTGTTGTTGGCGGTGTTGATGTCGCTTTGCGCGCTGGCCGCAGCGTTTTTTACACCGGACATGCCGACTTGGATTGTGTTGTCAATCTTGACGATTTTCGGTGCTTCAGCGATTGGCTGGAACGGCGTTTATTTGTCAGAAGTGGCTAGGCACGCGCCTAAAGGCTTGGCCAGTACGGCTACTGGCGGCACCTTAGCTTTTACCTTTTTGGGCGTGGTGGTGGGCCCTATGTTGTTTGGTCTTGTCTCCAACACCGCTGGCGGTTACCCCTTGGCATTTTTGTGCCTAACCTTTATTGCCAGTTTGTCTGCCGTCTTGTTGGTGTTTATTTTTCGGCGGCGATAA
- a CDS encoding UvrD-helicase domain-containing protein, producing MFQDESSNSPLLQNLNPEQLAAVTLPATHALILAGAGSGKTRVLTTRIAWLLQTGQVSPGGILAVTFTNKAAKEMLTRLTSMLPVNARGMWIGTFHGLCNRFLRAHYKMANLPQSFQILDTQDQLSAIKRLCKQFNIDDERFPPKQLMWFIAACKEDGQRAKDVPARDEEARKKVEIYALYEDQCQREGVVDFGELMLRSYELLRDNISVREHYQRRFRHILIDEFQDTNKLQYAWIKMLAGQGPHAPSDAAAIPGGSVIAVGDDDQSIYAFRGARVGNMADFVREFSVTHQIKLERNYRSFGNILDSANQLISHNTNRLGKNLSTDAGPGEPVRVYESVSDFAEAQWFVDEVKQLVADGTSRKEIALLYRSNAQSRVMETALFNASVPYRVYGGLRFFERAEIKHALAYLRLLENPNDDTSFMRAVNFPPRGIGARSIEQLQDMARSSGCSLHDGVSAVSGKAGTNLRAFVAKLDVLREQTSAMSLREIIELVLTHSGLTEHYKLEKEGQDRLENLSELVNAAESFVSQEGFGRDVVALPVDELGNSMRSPNLNQSPASQGLDANFEILDETLPELLAPDSETGETLSPLVAFLTHAALESGDNQAQAGQDAVQLMTVHSSKGLEFDCVFITGIEEGLFPHENAMNDAGGLEEERRLMYVAITRARKRLYLSHSQTRMLHGQTRYNLKSRFFLELPESALKWITPKNPGFSSGLGASSSWEKHSASGKRSDWASSVFSGRAEQADQGPAAASQRSAAAAHGLRNGTQVFHAKFGEGKVLMLEGSGDDARAQINFPRHGVKWLALSVAKLTIV from the coding sequence ATGTTCCAAGATGAATCGTCCAACTCCCCGCTTTTGCAAAACCTCAACCCAGAGCAACTCGCTGCCGTCACACTACCGGCAACCCACGCTTTAATCCTCGCGGGTGCGGGCTCGGGTAAGACCCGTGTGCTCACCACGCGAATTGCTTGGTTGCTGCAAACCGGTCAGGTCTCGCCCGGCGGCATACTCGCTGTGACCTTTACTAATAAGGCTGCCAAAGAGATGCTCACGCGTTTGACGAGCATGTTACCGGTCAATGCACGCGGCATGTGGATAGGCACCTTCCATGGCCTTTGTAATCGCTTTTTACGCGCCCATTACAAGATGGCAAACCTGCCGCAAAGCTTTCAGATACTCGACACTCAAGACCAACTCTCGGCGATTAAACGCTTATGTAAGCAGTTTAATATCGACGACGAACGCTTTCCGCCTAAACAGTTAATGTGGTTTATCGCCGCCTGCAAAGAGGACGGTCAGCGCGCCAAAGACGTGCCGGCGCGGGATGAAGAAGCACGTAAAAAAGTCGAAATTTATGCGCTTTATGAAGACCAATGCCAGCGCGAAGGCGTGGTGGATTTTGGTGAGCTGATGCTGCGCAGCTACGAGTTGCTACGCGATAACATCTCGGTGCGCGAGCACTACCAGCGCCGCTTTCGGCATATTTTGATAGACGAGTTTCAAGACACCAACAAACTGCAATATGCGTGGATCAAGATGCTGGCCGGCCAAGGCCCACACGCACCAAGCGATGCGGCCGCCATACCGGGTGGTTCTGTGATTGCCGTCGGCGATGACGACCAAAGCATTTACGCTTTCAGGGGCGCAAGAGTCGGCAATATGGCCGACTTTGTGCGTGAATTTAGCGTCACGCATCAAATTAAGTTAGAGCGCAACTACCGCAGCTTTGGCAATATTTTGGATTCGGCCAATCAGCTGATCAGCCACAACACCAACCGCTTGGGTAAAAACCTCAGTACTGATGCTGGCCCGGGCGAGCCTGTGCGGGTTTATGAATCGGTGAGTGATTTTGCCGAGGCGCAGTGGTTTGTCGATGAGGTTAAGCAACTGGTGGCCGATGGCACGTCGCGCAAAGAAATCGCACTTTTATACCGCAGCAACGCTCAAAGTCGGGTCATGGAAACGGCGCTTTTTAACGCCAGCGTGCCTTACCGCGTCTACGGCGGCTTGCGCTTTTTTGAGCGCGCTGAAATTAAGCACGCATTGGCTTATCTGCGCTTGCTAGAGAACCCCAACGACGACACCAGCTTTATGCGTGCGGTGAATTTTCCACCGCGCGGCATAGGCGCGCGCAGCATTGAGCAATTGCAAGATATGGCGCGCAGCTCGGGCTGCTCACTGCATGACGGTGTCAGCGCAGTTAGCGGTAAGGCCGGTACTAATTTGCGCGCCTTTGTCGCTAAGCTCGATGTGCTGCGTGAGCAAACCAGCGCCATGAGTCTGCGTGAAATCATAGAACTGGTGCTCACGCACAGCGGTTTAACTGAGCATTACAAACTCGAAAAAGAAGGCCAAGACAGACTGGAAAATCTCTCTGAACTGGTTAATGCTGCTGAGTCTTTTGTCAGCCAAGAAGGCTTTGGCCGCGACGTGGTGGCGTTGCCGGTTGATGAATTGGGTAACTCCATGCGCAGCCCAAATTTAAATCAATCGCCAGCCAGCCAAGGTCTAGATGCTAATTTTGAAATTCTCGATGAAACCTTGCCTGAGTTACTCGCACCCGATAGTGAAACCGGTGAGACTTTAAGTCCCTTGGTGGCTTTTTTAACCCATGCAGCGCTAGAGTCTGGCGACAACCAAGCACAAGCCGGACAAGATGCGGTGCAACTCATGACCGTGCATTCGTCCAAAGGTTTGGAGTTTGACTGCGTGTTTATCACCGGCATTGAAGAAGGCTTGTTTCCGCATGAGAACGCCATGAACGACGCTGGCGGTTTAGAAGAAGAGCGGCGCCTGATGTATGTGGCGATCACGCGTGCGCGCAAGCGTTTGTACTTAAGTCATTCGCAAACTCGGATGCTGCATGGCCAGACTCGCTACAACCTTAAAAGTCGATTTTTTCTAGAACTGCCCGAATCGGCGCTGAAGTGGATTACGCCAAAAAATCCTGGTTTTTCTTCTGGTTTAGGTGCCAGCAGCAGTTGGGAAAAACACAGCGCCAGCGGCAAGCGCAGTGACTGGGCCAGCAGTGTTTTTTCTGGCCGAGCCGAGCAGGCCGATCAAGGCCCAGCCGCCGCAAGCCAGCGCAGTGCAGCGGCGGCACACGGACTGAGAAATGGCACGCAAGTCTTTCATGCCAAGTTTGGTGAAGGCAAAGTCTTGATGCTAGAAGGCAGCGGAGACGATGCCAGAGCGCAAATTAATTTCCCTAGACATGGCGTGAAATGGTTGGCCTTGAGTGTGGCGAAATTAACGATTGTTTAA
- a CDS encoding c-type cytochrome, translating to MRLTEIFKTTQGLAVMLLSLVLSGPTWAAPDAVAGKLKAQLCVSCHGAEGISSMAGTPHLAAQPPLSVFYQLIQFRNQQRKSDAMQAIAANMSDQDMRDIAAWYASLPAPPAHSGSETALLERGQQIAQQQFCASCHGAKLEGQKHVPRLAGQASDYFTQQLKNFRSGERAGMDGTMASAARSLTDEEIQAMAIYSRSLP from the coding sequence ATGAGATTGACTGAAATTTTTAAGACGACTCAAGGCTTGGCAGTTATGCTGCTGAGCCTTGTGCTGAGCGGTCCCACTTGGGCCGCGCCAGACGCAGTAGCGGGCAAGCTCAAAGCGCAGCTGTGCGTGAGTTGCCACGGTGCAGAGGGTATCTCCAGCATGGCCGGCACACCGCATCTGGCGGCGCAACCACCGCTGTCGGTGTTTTATCAGTTGATTCAGTTTCGCAACCAGCAACGTAAAAGCGACGCGATGCAGGCGATTGCGGCGAATATGAGCGATCAAGATATGCGCGACATCGCCGCTTGGTATGCGAGTTTGCCAGCGCCACCAGCTCACTCCGGTAGCGAGACCGCGCTGCTTGAACGTGGGCAGCAGATTGCGCAGCAGCAGTTTTGCGCCTCCTGTCATGGTGCGAAGTTAGAAGGACAAAAACACGTGCCGCGACTAGCCGGTCAGGCGAGTGACTACTTCACCCAGCAATTAAAGAACTTTCGTTCGGGCGAACGCGCAGGCATGGACGGCACCATGGCCAGTGCAGCACGCTCTTTAACGGATGAAGAGATTCAGGCCATGGCGATTTACTCGCGTAGCCTGCCTTGA